A genomic region of Desulfosarcina ovata subsp. ovata contains the following coding sequences:
- a CDS encoding methyl-accepting chemotaxis protein — translation MKALSIAKKVWFSLGILVAGYFISTATGYYLGQRTETMALEASNFLFPATMHSNTALTAFKEQIKGYNDAVLMGEESIFSQTCEKSDEVKQNLENIVKMDAIESAFKTDIKKTLVTLAEFTDDAQKIYGDISRGEAEISGSKMAVLAKQTQEIKDALARYKEYLSKHLKEDLGQIGKSSKSQRIMNIWLFVVVVLVALLFVAFIINCAISRPLNNTVTMLRDIAEGEGDLTKRLDVSSSDEVGEVAKWFNIFIEKLQAIIGEFSQNANQLNNASNNLAELSGHMTQEAMDMSTKSNTVSAATEEMSTNLHNVAAAIEESSANTSMVASAAEEMNSTINNIAQNAEQARNISDEAVQQATTASEKMTALGAAVQAIGKVTETITEISEQTNLLALNATIEAARAGEAGKGFAVVANEIKELAKQTAEATGDIKRQIDEVQNTTASTVDEIDLIRRVIDTINENVATIATAVEEQSATTHEIATNIAQASQGIQDVNENVNQSSRAAGEITSTIGEVNLSANEFSNSSEQVNISAQDLKQMATNLMKNVNRFRM, via the coding sequence ATGAAAGCATTAAGTATTGCAAAAAAAGTGTGGTTCAGTTTGGGCATATTGGTCGCAGGGTACTTTATTTCCACGGCAACCGGTTACTACCTGGGGCAACGGACCGAAACCATGGCCCTTGAGGCCTCCAACTTTCTCTTCCCGGCCACCATGCACAGCAACACCGCCCTAACTGCCTTCAAAGAGCAGATCAAGGGATATAACGACGCCGTGCTAATGGGCGAAGAATCCATATTTTCTCAGACCTGTGAGAAATCCGATGAGGTCAAACAGAACCTGGAAAACATCGTAAAAATGGATGCCATTGAATCGGCGTTTAAAACGGACATAAAAAAAACGTTGGTCACCTTGGCCGAATTTACCGACGACGCCCAAAAGATATACGGGGATATCAGCCGTGGCGAAGCCGAAATCAGCGGATCCAAGATGGCGGTTTTGGCCAAGCAGACCCAGGAAATAAAGGACGCACTGGCCCGATACAAAGAATATCTGTCCAAACACCTGAAAGAAGATCTGGGCCAAATCGGCAAAAGCTCCAAAAGCCAGCGTATAATGAACATCTGGTTGTTTGTGGTTGTGGTTTTGGTGGCGCTGCTCTTTGTCGCGTTCATCATTAACTGCGCCATCAGTCGCCCCCTGAACAACACCGTAACTATGCTGCGTGATATCGCCGAAGGGGAAGGGGATCTGACCAAGCGTTTGGATGTGAGCAGCAGCGACGAAGTGGGTGAAGTAGCCAAGTGGTTCAACATCTTCATCGAAAAATTACAGGCCATCATCGGGGAGTTTTCTCAAAACGCAAACCAGCTCAACAATGCTTCCAACAATCTGGCCGAATTGTCCGGCCACATGACCCAGGAAGCCATGGACATGTCCACCAAGTCCAACACTGTATCGGCGGCAACTGAAGAGATGAGTACCAACCTCCACAACGTCGCAGCGGCCATAGAGGAGTCTAGTGCCAACACCTCAATGGTTGCATCAGCCGCGGAAGAGATGAATTCAACGATCAACAATATCGCCCAGAACGCCGAACAAGCCCGCAACATTTCTGATGAGGCGGTCCAGCAGGCGACTACAGCTTCAGAGAAGATGACGGCATTAGGTGCTGCCGTTCAGGCCATTGGCAAAGTAACCGAAACCATCACCGAGATTTCTGAACAGACCAACCTGCTCGCGCTTAACGCCACCATTGAGGCGGCACGGGCCGGCGAGGCGGGCAAAGGGTTTGCCGTCGTGGCCAATGAAATCAAGGAACTGGCCAAGCAAACGGCGGAAGCAACCGGCGACATCAAGCGTCAGATCGATGAAGTGCAGAACACTACTGCCTCCACCGTTGATGAGATCGATTTGATTAGACGGGTCATCGACACCATCAACGAAAATGTGGCTACGATAGCCACCGCTGTGGAGGAACAGTCGGCCACTACCCATGAGATTGCCACCAACATCGCCCAGGCTTCCCAGGGAATTCAGGACGTCAACGAAAACGTCAATCAATCGTCAAGGGCGGCAGGGGAAATCACCAGTACTATCGGTGAGGTAAACCTGTCTGCCAATGAATTTTCAAATAGCAGTGAACAGGTAAACATCAGCGCTCAGGACCTTAAACAGATGGCCACGAACTTGATGAAAAATGTCAATAGATTCAGAATGTAA
- a CDS encoding transposase, with amino-acid sequence MKIPCAKPLAFLVTGLSFLKPGLTNIQFDNMILVATALVLGSGFNLSRISRMWLEEKAVSTLSYFLSDAKFYIPELQLLYAKRIQQMYTLQPGYFLIDDTMKHHTKFCKWIHGVFVLFDHAFGTNMKATCLVFVYYSDGNLIKFPINFRMFHKETGTMPWQRGKAHPYKTKYALAVEILEWALEVGFPPSMVLADSWFCTGPFIKELKRLELSYIIELKPNYTVRVPCQPPKLTPKGRLSKNQYYTRSLPEVYKSISYVEKYGFTADPATGKAQKVLYHTKTKTLRLNSITGKHCVVESVDPTTQTTKYLLTDQLTWEAGKILITYSHRWVIEEFFRNAKQLTDMEGATIRSEQGVSITICLVSWIDSLLHFENYKQSTAGKLSKGSLTIPSIIRQSQYENFKAVFERLKADEDFYRKWLEVEEKNIFRFRKPRKEVELLERNQNLNPQEAA; translated from the coding sequence ATGAAGATTCCGTGCGCTAAGCCGCTCGCATTCCTTGTCACCGGGCTGTCCTTTTTGAAACCAGGGCTAACCAACATTCAATTTGATAACATGATACTGGTCGCAACGGCCTTGGTATTGGGTTCTGGATTCAACCTGAGCCGCATTAGTCGAATGTGGTTGGAAGAAAAGGCGGTTAGCACGCTTTCTTATTTTTTATCCGATGCAAAATTTTACATCCCCGAGTTGCAATTGCTTTATGCCAAACGCATCCAGCAAATGTACACCCTTCAACCAGGTTATTTTCTGATCGACGACACAATGAAACACCATACCAAATTCTGCAAATGGATTCACGGTGTGTTTGTTTTATTCGATCATGCCTTTGGAACGAACATGAAGGCAACCTGCCTTGTTTTTGTGTATTACAGTGATGGAAACCTTATCAAATTTCCAATCAATTTCAGAATGTTTCACAAAGAAACGGGGACGATGCCTTGGCAAAGAGGGAAAGCCCATCCATACAAAACCAAGTATGCGCTTGCCGTCGAGATACTGGAGTGGGCATTGGAAGTCGGTTTCCCCCCTTCCATGGTGTTAGCGGATTCCTGGTTTTGCACAGGGCCGTTTATCAAAGAACTTAAACGCCTTGAGCTCAGTTATATTATCGAACTCAAACCCAATTACACGGTCAGGGTCCCATGCCAGCCCCCTAAGCTCACCCCCAAAGGGCGATTGTCAAAAAATCAATATTACACGCGGTCCCTGCCCGAGGTTTATAAATCCATTTCTTACGTTGAAAAATACGGCTTTACAGCAGACCCGGCAACTGGTAAAGCTCAAAAAGTTCTTTATCACACGAAGACTAAGACGCTTCGTTTAAATTCTATAACTGGCAAGCATTGTGTTGTTGAAAGTGTTGATCCCACCACTCAAACCACGAAATATTTACTTACCGATCAACTCACTTGGGAAGCCGGTAAAATTCTCATCACTTACAGCCATAGATGGGTAATTGAAGAGTTTTTCAGGAATGCGAAGCAGCTAACCGATATGGAGGGAGCCACTATCAGGAGTGAGCAAGGCGTATCAATAACGATATGCCTGGTGTCCTGGATTGACTCCCTCCTCCATTTTGAAAACTACAAGCAAAGCACTGCTGGAAAACTGTCAAAGGGATCATTAACGATCCCCTCAATTATACGTCAATCCCAATACGAAAATTTCAAGGCAGTATTTGAGAGACTGAAGGCGGACGAAGATTTTTATCGCAAGTGGTTAGAAGTGGAAGAGAAAAATATCTTCAGGTTCCGCAAACCGAGAAAAGAAGTGGAGTTGCTCGAACGGAACCAGAATCTCAACCCCCAAGAGGCTGCATAG
- a CDS encoding GDP-L-fucose synthase family protein yields the protein MNKSSKIFIAGAAGMVGSAIVRKLLSMGYTNLCGSYHSRKPGGDKLLTGSLEALQSVKLDLTNQSAVERFFADEKPAYVFLAAARVGGIHANNTYPAQFIYDNLTIQGNVIHAAYQAGVERLLFLGSSCIYPKMAPQPMKEEHFLTGLLEPTNEPYAIAKIAGIKMCESYNRQYGTSFMAVMPTNLYGINDNFNLENSHVLPALIRKFHLAKLAFESDWDGIQKDEACFGTIPDDIKASLGIHGVSGPTSTSSSALRPQHSPDLPPAAVTIWGTGSPKREFLDVDDMAGACVHIMNLDEKTAADELLNYPRPCFVNLGTGVDCTIHALASTVRDVVGYKGEIVYDRTKPDGTPQKLLDVSRLDGLGWRASIGLADGIRSTYQWYLGQC from the coding sequence ATGAATAAATCATCCAAAATATTCATCGCCGGGGCCGCCGGCATGGTTGGCAGCGCCATTGTTCGCAAGCTATTGTCCATGGGCTATACCAATCTTTGTGGCAGCTATCATTCCCGAAAACCCGGTGGAGACAAGTTGCTGACCGGCAGTCTCGAAGCATTGCAATCGGTAAAACTGGACCTGACAAACCAATCTGCCGTAGAGCGTTTTTTTGCCGACGAGAAACCGGCATATGTTTTTCTCGCGGCGGCCCGGGTGGGCGGTATCCATGCCAACAACACCTACCCGGCCCAGTTCATTTACGATAATCTGACCATTCAGGGTAATGTCATCCATGCGGCATATCAGGCCGGTGTGGAACGTCTGTTGTTTTTGGGGTCGTCTTGCATCTATCCCAAAATGGCACCCCAGCCGATGAAGGAGGAACATTTTCTCACCGGTCTGCTAGAGCCTACCAACGAGCCTTACGCCATTGCCAAAATTGCCGGCATCAAGATGTGCGAATCATACAACCGGCAGTATGGTACGAGCTTCATGGCGGTGATGCCCACCAACCTTTACGGCATCAACGACAATTTCAACCTCGAGAATTCCCATGTGCTGCCGGCCCTGATCCGTAAATTCCATCTGGCAAAGCTTGCCTTTGAAAGCGATTGGGATGGCATTCAAAAAGACGAGGCCTGCTTCGGAACCATACCGGACGACATCAAAGCGTCCCTTGGAATTCATGGTGTCTCCGGCCCAACCTCCACTTCGTCCTCAGCACTCAGGCCTCAGCACTCGCCCGACCTTCCGCCTGCGGCAGTTACCATCTGGGGCACCGGCTCCCCCAAGCGTGAATTTCTGGATGTGGACGATATGGCTGGCGCCTGTGTCCATATTATGAACCTTGATGAGAAGACCGCCGCGGACGAACTCCTGAATTACCCGCGGCCCTGTTTCGTCAACTTGGGTACCGGTGTTGACTGTACCATCCATGCACTGGCAAGCACCGTACGGGATGTGGTCGGATACAAGGGCGAGATCGTTTACGACCGCACCAAACCGGATGGTACGCCGCAGAAACTACTGGATGTGTCGCGGTTGGATGGCTTGGGTTGGCGGGCGTCGATCGGTTTGGCCGATGGTATTCGAAGCACCTATCAGTGGTATCTGGGACAGTGCTGA
- a CDS encoding substrate-binding domain-containing protein: MNKGRYLLILAIGGLVLLVAMAVPHGGAWAADVRVIANKGIAEDSVDANMVKDIFLGKKSSWSDGSPIEFVILESGSDHDLFLKTYVKKTAKQFSTYWKKQVFTGKGAMPKAFASEGELISYVSGNSGVVGYVSGAADTASVKVISEQ; encoded by the coding sequence ATGAACAAAGGTAGGTATCTATTAATCTTAGCGATCGGCGGACTTGTTCTGTTGGTGGCCATGGCAGTACCCCACGGCGGGGCATGGGCCGCGGATGTGAGAGTCATCGCAAACAAGGGTATCGCAGAGGACTCCGTGGATGCCAACATGGTCAAGGATATTTTCCTGGGCAAGAAAAGTTCATGGAGTGACGGCAGCCCCATTGAGTTCGTGATCCTGGAATCCGGATCTGACCACGATCTCTTTTTGAAAACTTATGTGAAGAAGACCGCAAAACAATTCTCCACCTATTGGAAAAAACAGGTCTTCACGGGTAAAGGCGCCATGCCCAAAGCCTTTGCTTCCGAAGGGGAGCTGATATCGTATGTGTCGGGCAACAGCGGTGTGGTGGGATATGTATCTGGCGCAGCCGATACGGCCTCCGTTAAAGTGATTAGCGAACAATAG
- a CDS encoding cache domain-containing protein, with amino-acid sequence MSRQKTITIAIVFAVVFSCGWAVAEEAPQQLKNMAMGEFARLGTDPVIVAVVKAENAKGKTLDKIKAKDQEWTATPGIADYMKALMDSPCGKHLREIQQSAPYYAEIFVMDNQGANVAMTDKTSDYWQGDEAKFQKSFNGGSGAVFVDEVEFDDSSQAYLCQVSVPVMDGTRAIGAITIGVDMDQLQ; translated from the coding sequence ATGAGTAGACAAAAAACGATAACCATCGCCATTGTTTTTGCAGTTGTTTTTTCTTGCGGTTGGGCGGTCGCCGAAGAAGCTCCGCAACAATTGAAAAATATGGCCATGGGCGAGTTTGCCCGGCTCGGCACGGACCCAGTCATTGTGGCGGTGGTCAAGGCCGAAAACGCAAAAGGCAAGACCCTTGATAAGATCAAAGCCAAGGACCAGGAATGGACAGCCACCCCGGGTATTGCCGACTATATGAAAGCGTTGATGGATTCGCCGTGCGGCAAGCACTTGCGTGAGATTCAACAATCGGCGCCCTACTATGCCGAGATCTTCGTCATGGACAACCAGGGGGCCAATGTCGCCATGACCGATAAGACCTCCGATTACTGGCAGGGTGATGAAGCCAAATTCCAAAAATCATTCAACGGTGGAAGCGGTGCGGTATTCGTCGATGAGGTCGAATTCGACGACAGCAGCCAAGCCTATCTATGTCAAGTATCGGTTCCGGTGATGGATGGCACCAGAGCCATCGGCGCAATTACCATCGGTGTCGATATGGATCAGCTTCAATAA
- a CDS encoding alpha/beta fold hydrolase translates to MSMHLPPTFTQNIGEVWLQYIAYESGQPTIVLLHATGFLPWLWHPIATQLAPAHQVIAPYFCDHRQADAYQGGLDWMLLASDLAALCKAIDPILQLTFEFLHLALIESGRWVSDHTTNKNTSKYDCPSGAGVEH, encoded by the coding sequence TTGAGCATGCATCTTCCCCCGACCTTTACCCAAAATATTGGAGAGGTATGGCTTCAGTACATCGCCTATGAAAGTGGTCAGCCGACCATCGTGCTTTTGCACGCCACCGGTTTCCTGCCCTGGCTGTGGCATCCCATTGCCACTCAACTGGCGCCTGCACACCAGGTGATTGCGCCCTATTTCTGTGACCATCGGCAAGCCGATGCCTACCAGGGCGGTCTGGATTGGATGCTCCTGGCCAGTGACTTGGCCGCCCTATGTAAAGCAATCGATCCGATCCTTCAATTAACATTTGAATTTTTGCATTTGGCATTGATTGAATCGGGGCGGTGGGTTTCTGATCACACCACCAACAAGAATACATCCAAATACGATTGCCCTTCGGGGGCAGGTGTAGAGCATTGA
- a CDS encoding IS110 family transposase produces the protein MKKIVKYVGLDVHKDSITIAIADEGRDGNVRVYGKISNDLGQIDNVMRKLISQNAELHCVYEAGPCGYPIYRHLTSKGIDCVVVAPALIPKKTGDRVKNDRRDATHLATLHRSGELTPVYVPDQADEALRDLVRARKDIQISLRKVKQQINAFLLRQGINYPGKSKWSKAHLNWLADLKMPHPAQHIALTEYLDAMGDHEARVKRIEKAIEQCCQTSRLLPVIEALQALRGISLLSAVTVVAELGDLSRFDTPAQLMAYLGLIPSEHSSGGTIKKGPITKTGNTHARRTLIESAQAYRMPARKSKAIRKRQEGLPDDVLDIAWNAQLRLCHRYRRLIAKGKNHNVVITAIARELAGFIWAIARAVPIVAAER, from the coding sequence GTGAAAAAGATTGTAAAGTATGTTGGTTTGGATGTCCACAAAGATTCGATTACCATTGCTATCGCCGATGAAGGACGTGACGGAAACGTTCGAGTGTATGGAAAAATCAGCAACGACCTGGGGCAGATTGATAACGTCATGCGAAAACTGATTTCACAAAACGCCGAATTGCATTGTGTTTATGAAGCAGGTCCATGCGGATATCCAATCTACAGGCATTTAACAAGCAAGGGAATCGATTGCGTTGTCGTTGCTCCGGCGCTGATCCCCAAAAAAACCGGTGATCGGGTTAAAAACGATCGCCGAGATGCAACCCACCTGGCGACGCTCCACCGTTCCGGAGAACTGACGCCGGTGTATGTCCCCGATCAGGCCGATGAAGCACTTCGTGACCTGGTACGTGCACGAAAAGACATCCAAATATCGCTCCGCAAAGTCAAACAACAGATCAATGCCTTTTTATTGCGACAAGGGATCAATTATCCAGGTAAAAGCAAATGGAGTAAAGCGCATTTAAATTGGCTGGCGGATCTGAAGATGCCGCATCCGGCCCAGCACATTGCCCTTACCGAATACCTGGACGCCATGGGAGACCATGAGGCCCGCGTTAAGCGCATCGAAAAAGCGATTGAGCAATGTTGCCAAACCAGTCGATTGCTTCCGGTTATCGAGGCTCTGCAAGCGCTCAGGGGGATTTCTTTGCTCAGCGCGGTGACCGTCGTCGCTGAACTGGGGGATCTGAGCCGTTTCGATACGCCGGCACAGCTGATGGCCTATTTGGGTCTGATCCCATCGGAGCATTCAAGCGGTGGCACCATCAAAAAAGGCCCCATTACCAAAACCGGCAATACCCATGCCCGCAGGACGTTGATCGAATCGGCTCAGGCCTATCGTATGCCGGCCCGGAAAAGTAAGGCGATCCGTAAACGCCAGGAAGGCTTGCCGGACGATGTTTTGGATATTGCCTGGAATGCACAGCTACGACTATGCCACCGCTACCGCAGGTTGATTGCAAAGGGCAAAAACCATAACGTGGTCATCACCGCGATTGCACGCGAGTTGGCCGGTTTCATCTGGGCCATTGCCCGGGCTGTTCCAATCGTGGCCGCTGAAAGATGA
- a CDS encoding ISAzo13 family transposase, with protein sequence MEYDTAGDPITGRKWTRQTPAKIARLLERRLDIRVSAATVRRLLDELDYSLKANNKALSAGSHPDRDKQFDIIKRLRENFSATGDPIISVDTKKKELIGLFKNNGRVWCDEATKVKDHDFRSEALGIASPYGIYDVGLNKGVVVIGKSADTPEFAVNAITTWWQSSGKHQYPRSKRVLILADSGGSNGARPRAFKKFLQHRLADGHGLEISVSHYPTGASKWNPVEHRMFSEISKNWAGIPLESFDIMLNFINDTDTETGLQIKAYFDEREYAKGIKVPDKEFKSLNISKNKELGNWNYTIKPSCPTAKAEAMRWEELLKCELISD encoded by the coding sequence TTGGAATACGACACCGCCGGAGACCCGATCACGGGGAGAAAATGGACCCGTCAAACCCCGGCAAAGATAGCCCGCTTGCTTGAAAGACGTCTCGATATCCGCGTGTCGGCGGCAACCGTTCGGCGACTATTAGACGAGCTCGATTATTCATTGAAGGCCAACAACAAAGCCCTTTCGGCCGGATCGCATCCAGACAGAGACAAGCAGTTCGACATCATCAAGCGCCTTCGGGAAAACTTCAGCGCGACAGGAGATCCGATCATCAGCGTGGACACGAAAAAGAAGGAATTGATCGGCTTGTTCAAAAATAATGGTCGCGTGTGGTGCGACGAAGCCACCAAGGTCAAAGATCACGACTTCCGATCCGAGGCATTGGGTATAGCTTCCCCCTATGGCATCTATGACGTCGGGCTCAACAAAGGTGTGGTGGTGATCGGAAAGTCGGCAGATACACCTGAATTTGCGGTCAACGCCATCACTACTTGGTGGCAGAGTTCTGGCAAGCATCAATATCCAAGGTCCAAACGCGTTCTAATTTTAGCCGACAGCGGCGGAAGCAATGGAGCCAGGCCACGTGCATTTAAAAAGTTTCTTCAGCACCGGCTTGCCGACGGGCATGGTCTTGAAATTTCGGTTTCGCACTATCCGACAGGAGCAAGCAAATGGAACCCGGTGGAGCATCGAATGTTTAGCGAAATCAGTAAAAATTGGGCCGGGATACCTTTAGAAAGTTTTGATATCATGCTCAATTTTATTAATGATACCGATACCGAAACAGGGCTTCAAATCAAGGCATATTTTGACGAGCGAGAATATGCCAAAGGGATAAAAGTCCCAGACAAGGAATTCAAAAGCCTCAATATTTCAAAGAACAAGGAATTGGGCAATTGGAACTATACGATCAAGCCCTCATGTCCAACAGCAAAAGCAGAAGCTATGAGATGGGAAGAACTTTTAAAATGTGAACTTATTTCTGACTGA
- a CDS encoding methyl-accepting chemotaxis protein encodes MNRFSIIQNLRIRSKLTLSFSIMVAFMAVIGFFGYRATQHVMEDLNDIFAVRLPAIDFLIEADRDLQQLLVAERSMIFANVKSDAFKELVGEYENNLKQAEERWGKFKMLSATPETKAIFPEYERARKEWMTISRQIVDNRLADTRQGRRTALDLSLGLAKTKFEQMRDHLDKLTEISLAEADKSQKDALRSYRHAIIVLLSVLAVGILMGIAMAWFIGNSIIRPVNAAVDGLKDIAQGEGDLTMRLAATSRDEVGELARWFNIFIEKLQGIIKDIAGGVETLSSSSTELSAISEQMTQGITNVTDKSNTVSAAVEEMSANMNNMAAALQEQATNANVVATAAEQMSATIGEISQNAEKARGISDEASHKASSASTNMDQLGAAADAIGKVIETITDISEQVDLLALNATIEAARAGEAGKGFAVVANEIKELAKQTAEATGDIKEKIEGIQGTTNMTVGQIGEITQVITDVNDVVATIATAVEEQSAATKDIATNVAQASQGIQEVNENVNQSSTVSAEVSQDIAGVSVSMNEMSTSSSQVNLSAQELSKLSESLKQMVDQFKI; translated from the coding sequence ATGAATCGATTTAGCATTATTCAAAACTTGAGGATTCGTAGCAAGCTTACCCTCAGCTTCTCCATCATGGTTGCCTTCATGGCCGTTATCGGTTTCTTTGGCTATCGGGCCACCCAACATGTCATGGAGGACCTTAATGATATCTTTGCCGTCCGCTTGCCGGCCATCGATTTTCTGATCGAGGCGGACCGCGATCTGCAGCAACTCCTGGTTGCCGAGCGATCGATGATCTTCGCCAACGTCAAATCGGATGCATTCAAGGAATTGGTGGGCGAATACGAAAATAACCTCAAACAAGCTGAAGAGCGATGGGGAAAATTCAAGATGTTGTCGGCCACACCGGAGACAAAGGCGATATTTCCGGAATACGAACGAGCGCGAAAAGAGTGGATGACCATTTCACGACAAATCGTAGACAACCGACTCGCCGATACACGCCAGGGACGTCGCACTGCCCTTGATCTTTCACTGGGTCTGGCCAAGACAAAGTTCGAGCAAATGCGCGATCATCTGGACAAATTGACGGAGATCAGTCTGGCAGAGGCCGACAAATCACAAAAGGATGCTTTACGTAGCTATCGTCACGCCATTATTGTATTGTTATCCGTTTTGGCGGTGGGAATCTTGATGGGTATTGCAATGGCCTGGTTTATCGGCAACAGTATCATACGGCCGGTTAACGCGGCAGTCGACGGTTTAAAAGACATCGCCCAGGGCGAGGGCGACCTGACCATGCGCCTTGCGGCGACCAGCCGCGACGAGGTGGGAGAATTGGCCCGCTGGTTCAACATCTTCATAGAAAAACTGCAGGGCATCATCAAGGATATCGCCGGCGGAGTGGAAACGCTCTCCTCCTCATCCACCGAGCTGTCCGCCATCAGCGAACAGATGACCCAGGGCATCACCAATGTCACCGATAAATCCAACACCGTTTCCGCCGCCGTCGAGGAGATGAGCGCAAATATGAATAATATGGCCGCGGCCCTGCAAGAGCAGGCCACCAACGCCAACGTGGTGGCCACGGCTGCCGAACAGATGTCGGCCACCATCGGCGAAATTTCCCAGAATGCCGAAAAAGCCCGCGGCATCTCCGACGAGGCATCACATAAGGCCTCCAGCGCCTCTACCAACATGGATCAGCTGGGCGCGGCGGCCGATGCCATCGGCAAAGTCATCGAGACCATCACCGACATCAGCGAGCAGGTCGACCTGCTGGCCCTCAACGCCACCATCGAGGCGGCCCGGGCCGGCGAGGCCGGCAAGGGCTTTGCCGTGGTGGCCAACGAAATCAAGGAACTAGCCAAGCAGACCGCCGAGGCCACCGGCGATATCAAGGAAAAGATCGAGGGCATCCAGGGCACCACGAACATGACCGTGGGCCAAATCGGCGAGATCACCCAGGTGATCACCGATGTCAACGACGTGGTGGCCACCATCGCCACGGCCGTGGAAGAACAGTCCGCGGCCACCAAGGACATCGCCACCAACGTGGCCCAGGCTTCCCAGGGTATCCAGGAGGTCAACGAGAATGTCAACCAGAGTTCGACGGTGTCGGCCGAGGTTTCCCAGGATATCGCCGGGGTCAGCGTGTCCATGAACGAGATGTCCACCAGCAGCAGCCAGGTCAATCTGTCGGCCCAGGAATTGTCCAAACTGTCGGAAAGCCTCAAGCAAATGGTGGATCAGTTTAAAATTTAA
- the gmd gene encoding GDP-mannose 4,6-dehydratase, with amino-acid sequence MKKALITGITGQDGSYLAEMLLEKGYEVHGIKRRASLFNTDRIDHLYRDPHDKDRKMILHYGDLTDGTNLIRVLQQVQPDEVYNLAAQSHVQVSFETPEYTADVDALGALRLLEGIRLLGLEKKTRFYQASTSELYGLVQEVPQTENTPFYPRSPYACAKLYAYWITVNYREAYGIYACNGILFNHESPIRGETFVTRKITRALSRIYLGLEECLYLGNLEALRDWGHAKDYVHMQWLMLQQDQPEDFVIATGQQHSVREFVNIAARELGLAIQWEGQGVNEKGINAANGRTIVAVDPAYFRPTEVETLLGDASKAREKLSWEPQIAFEALVQEMIKADLEDAKRDELCQRAGFKVSNHNE; translated from the coding sequence ATGAAAAAAGCGCTCATAACCGGAATCACCGGCCAGGATGGATCCTACCTTGCCGAGATGCTGCTGGAAAAGGGATACGAGGTTCATGGCATCAAACGCAGGGCATCCCTTTTTAATACGGACCGGATCGACCATCTCTATAGGGATCCCCACGATAAAGACCGCAAGATGATCCTGCATTACGGGGATCTCACCGATGGGACCAACCTGATTCGGGTTCTCCAGCAGGTGCAACCCGACGAGGTTTATAACCTGGCGGCCCAGAGCCATGTTCAGGTTTCCTTTGAAACCCCCGAATACACGGCGGATGTCGATGCATTGGGCGCGTTGCGCCTGCTGGAAGGCATTCGCCTTCTGGGGCTGGAGAAAAAGACCCGTTTTTACCAGGCATCGACCTCGGAATTGTATGGACTCGTCCAGGAAGTTCCCCAGACCGAGAACACCCCTTTTTATCCCCGGTCTCCATATGCTTGCGCCAAATTGTATGCATACTGGATTACGGTAAACTACCGTGAGGCATACGGAATCTACGCATGCAACGGCATTTTGTTCAACCACGAGTCACCGATTCGTGGTGAGACCTTTGTCACCCGCAAAATTACCCGGGCGCTGTCCCGGATTTACCTGGGCCTTGAGGAGTGTCTCTACCTCGGCAACCTCGAGGCCCTGCGCGACTGGGGGCATGCAAAAGACTATGTTCACATGCAGTGGCTGATGCTTCAACAGGACCAACCGGAAGATTTCGTCATCGCCACGGGACAACAGCACTCGGTAAGGGAGTTTGTCAACATTGCAGCCAGAGAACTTGGCCTAGCCATCCAATGGGAAGGCCAGGGCGTGAATGAAAAAGGCATCAATGCCGCCAACGGCAGGACGATTGTCGCCGTGGATCCAGCCTATTTTCGCCCCACCGAGGTGGAGACACTGCTTGGCGATGCGTCCAAGGCCCGGGAAAAATTGAGCTGGGAACCCCAAATCGCTTTCGAGGCACTGGTTCAGGAGATGATCAAGGCAGATTTGGAGGATGCCAAACGCGATGAACTCTGTCAACGGGCGGGGTTTAAGGTAAGTAATCATAATGAATAA